Proteins encoded within one genomic window of Spiroplasma sabaudiense Ar-1343:
- the guaA gene encoding glutamine-hydrolyzing GMP synthase, whose protein sequence is MKETQIVILDFGSQYTQLLARRIRENKVLAEVLDFRTSAKAMQNFPNLKGIVLSGGPSSVYENKAYQIDNDFFDLGLPVLGVCYGMQLMTSVYGGVVELADHQEFGKAKLYLDDFDNKLFKDVPNEKLVWMSHADHLTKMPKDFIKLAHSDASVAAIKHKNKDFYGIQFHAEVTHSEFGNQMIKNFIFDICHADPNWEVSAFINKAVAEIKAKVGNDEVILGLSGGVDSSVAAALISKAIGSQLTCIFVDTGLLRKNEAQKVLKTYQDNFKMKIKLIDASKQFFTALKGVADPETKRKIIGKQFVEVFNSEAKKLKNAKWLAQGTIYPDIIESSSPDHASKTIKSHHNVGGLPEELGFKLLEPIRDLFKDEVRKVGINLGIPASMINRHPFPGPGLGIRIIGEVSQEKADILREVDDIFINELIKADLYNSVDQAFAVLLPVKTVGVMGDNRTYEYLASLRSVNTIDFMTASASHLPWEFIEKVVTLIINNVDHVNRVVYDVTSKPPGTIEWE, encoded by the coding sequence ATGAAAGAAACACAGATAGTAATACTAGATTTTGGTAGTCAATATACACAACTTTTGGCTCGACGTATTCGTGAGAATAAAGTTCTAGCAGAAGTTCTTGATTTTAGAACCTCGGCCAAAGCAATGCAGAATTTTCCAAATTTAAAGGGAATTGTATTATCAGGGGGTCCTTCAAGTGTCTATGAAAACAAAGCCTATCAAATTGATAATGACTTTTTTGATTTAGGTTTACCAGTCTTGGGTGTTTGTTATGGAATGCAATTAATGACTTCAGTTTATGGAGGAGTTGTAGAATTAGCTGACCATCAAGAATTTGGTAAAGCTAAATTATATCTAGATGATTTTGATAATAAACTTTTCAAAGATGTTCCAAATGAAAAATTGGTTTGAATGAGTCACGCTGACCACTTAACCAAAATGCCCAAAGATTTTATTAAGTTGGCGCACTCAGATGCTAGTGTAGCTGCAATCAAACACAAAAATAAAGATTTTTATGGGATTCAGTTTCATGCTGAAGTAACCCATTCAGAATTTGGAAATCAAATGATAAAAAACTTTATTTTTGATATTTGCCATGCAGACCCAAACTGAGAAGTTAGTGCCTTTATTAATAAAGCTGTTGCCGAAATTAAAGCTAAAGTTGGAAATGATGAAGTAATTCTTGGCCTATCTGGGGGTGTTGATTCTAGTGTAGCTGCAGCATTAATCTCAAAAGCAATTGGTTCTCAATTAACTTGCATCTTTGTGGATACAGGCTTATTAAGAAAAAATGAAGCGCAAAAAGTTTTAAAAACTTATCAGGATAACTTCAAAATGAAAATAAAATTAATAGATGCTTCTAAGCAATTTTTTACAGCCTTAAAAGGAGTAGCCGATCCAGAAACTAAGCGTAAAATCATTGGTAAGCAATTTGTAGAAGTGTTTAATAGTGAAGCTAAGAAATTAAAAAATGCCAAATGACTTGCTCAAGGGACAATTTACCCAGATATTATTGAATCTAGTTCTCCAGATCATGCCTCAAAAACAATAAAGTCCCATCATAATGTTGGAGGACTTCCTGAAGAATTAGGATTCAAATTACTAGAACCAATTCGCGACCTATTTAAAGATGAAGTAAGAAAGGTTGGAATCAACTTGGGAATTCCAGCTTCAATGATTAATCGTCATCCATTCCCTGGACCAGGATTAGGGATTCGTATTATTGGAGAAGTAAGTCAAGAAAAAGCAGACATCCTAAGAGAAGTTGACGATATCTTTATAAATGAATTAATAAAAGCTGATTTATATAATAGTGTTGATCAAGCATTCGCAGTATTGCTCCCAGTTAAAACAGTTGGAGTAATGGGGGATAATCGTACTTATGAGTACCTTGCAAGCCTAAGGTCGGTTAACACAATTGATTTTATGACCGCTTCAGCATCACACTTGCCATGGGAATTTATTGAAAAAGTCGTAACTTTAATAATCAACAATGTTGATCATGTAAATCGTGTGGTTTATGATGTAACTTCAAAACCGCCAGGAACAATAGAATGAGAGTAG
- a CDS encoding GNAT family N-acetyltransferase, with amino-acid sequence MFKLKNKNNEILVNNFIKYNNDINLNNGLIKIVEHQKGNFIEVDSSRTDLKINFLYSHLWKAEEDKELAIQIIKKYNQIDQNLVYVMIDEDQRLQENQFQDLGLYFDVKYKAMVMDLEKAYLKEIKIPTGFTLKNVELEDLEEFKKQIDDGFGSGVIDTTKYKALVELNKVKKICHLIVVYHNNQAVATGNIYFENNYGVVDDITVNSKMRGQGLASVVLNNLFLTAKKQGIKKLLLVSTKDGFPIYEKMGFERTGLNLMIYKIKK; translated from the coding sequence ATGTTTAAATTAAAAAACAAAAATAATGAAATTTTAGTCAATAATTTCATTAAATATAATAATGATATTAATCTTAATAACGGCTTAATAAAAATCGTTGAACACCAAAAAGGTAATTTTATTGAAGTTGATTCAAGTAGAACTGATTTAAAAATTAACTTTTTGTACTCTCATTTATGAAAGGCCGAAGAAGATAAGGAACTAGCAATTCAGATTATCAAGAAATATAATCAAATTGACCAAAATCTAGTATACGTAATGATTGATGAAGACCAAAGATTGCAAGAAAATCAATTTCAAGATCTTGGTCTTTACTTTGATGTTAAATATAAAGCGATGGTAATGGATTTAGAAAAAGCCTATTTAAAAGAGATCAAAATTCCGACTGGATTTACTTTAAAAAACGTCGAATTAGAAGATTTAGAAGAATTTAAAAAACAAATTGATGATGGTTTTGGAAGCGGAGTAATTGATACAACAAAGTACAAAGCGCTAGTTGAATTAAATAAAGTCAAAAAAATTTGTCATTTAATTGTTGTTTATCATAACAATCAGGCTGTGGCGACCGGAAATATTTATTTTGAGAATAACTATGGAGTTGTTGATGATATTACAGTTAATAGCAAAATGCGAGGGCAAGGTTTGGCATCAGTGGTTTTAAACAATTTATTTTTAACCGCCAAAAAGCAAGGAATTAAAAAATTGCTTTTAGTATCCACCAAGGATGGATTCCCAATTTATGAGAAAATGGGATTTGAGAGAACTGGATTAAATTTAATGATTTACAAAATTAAAAAATAG
- a CDS encoding pseudouridine synthase encodes MAQERLQKIIANRGYASRRKAEELIEAGKVRVNGNVVTELGTKFETDVEIIISGKELLTGGEKVYLLFYKPRLVLTTMKDPKNRPTVADYFNDFPERVYPVGRLDYDVSGLLIMTNDGDFANFVMHPRYEFTKTYQALCKGKVSKFQIKQLTRGVVIDDDYKTKAISSRLVKFDEEKDVSIVELKIAEGRKHHVKKMLIAADIFLTKLKRTKIEFLEIDDLTPGHYRPLKPHEVKQFYGIFTAVRRKNDNDSLKKNNF; translated from the coding sequence ATGGCACAAGAACGCTTACAAAAGATTATTGCTAACCGAGGATATGCCTCAAGAAGAAAGGCTGAAGAATTGATTGAAGCTGGAAAAGTTCGTGTCAATGGAAATGTAGTTACTGAGTTGGGTACTAAGTTTGAAACTGATGTTGAAATTATTATTTCTGGCAAGGAACTATTAACTGGGGGAGAGAAGGTTTATTTACTGTTCTATAAACCTAGACTAGTTTTGACAACAATGAAAGATCCAAAAAACCGACCAACTGTTGCTGATTACTTTAATGATTTTCCTGAACGAGTTTATCCGGTTGGAAGGCTGGATTATGATGTTTCTGGACTTCTAATTATGACCAATGACGGTGATTTTGCAAATTTTGTTATGCATCCCCGTTACGAGTTCACTAAGACTTATCAGGCACTTTGTAAGGGCAAGGTTTCTAAATTTCAAATTAAGCAACTTACCAGAGGTGTGGTAATTGATGATGATTATAAAACAAAAGCTATTAGTTCAAGGCTGGTTAAGTTTGATGAGGAAAAAGATGTTTCAATTGTTGAACTCAAAATTGCAGAAGGCCGCAAACACCACGTTAAAAAAATGCTTATCGCAGCAGATATTTTTTTAACAAAATTGAAACGTACAAAAATTGAGTTTTTGGAAATTGATGATTTGACTCCAGGACACTATCGACCATTAAAACCGCATGAAGTTAAGCAATTTTATGGAATCTTTACAGCGGTTCGTCGAAAAAATGATAATGATTCTTTGAAAAAAAATAATTTTTAA
- a CDS encoding segregation and condensation protein A: MKIWNEIKLDNFTGPLDLLLHLIKEKKIGILEVNLLELSNQYIDYINSFVELDVEIASEYLVMGAYLLELKSKSLIPREEVVIDEDFEENQRTKLLGRLVEYHKIKQTLDFFKEKQNEYFKSHSKPKSVIKVVKVDDDSLPLAPINIDLDKFANIFLKIIEKNQLQNPEVKTITRKDVSPEFMSSQIIKILESNPSKTWKLEEFLLVQDLSIQMLVASFLAILDLAKSQILSINQVGEEIEVKYIQKN, from the coding sequence ATGAAAATTTGAAATGAAATAAAATTGGATAATTTTACTGGTCCCTTAGACTTATTACTCCATCTTATTAAGGAGAAAAAAATCGGAATCTTAGAAGTTAATTTATTAGAACTTTCAAATCAATATATTGATTACATTAATTCTTTTGTAGAATTAGATGTTGAAATTGCCAGTGAATATCTAGTTATGGGAGCCTACTTATTAGAACTAAAATCAAAATCTTTAATTCCGCGAGAAGAAGTGGTAATTGATGAGGATTTTGAAGAAAATCAACGAACAAAATTATTGGGTCGTTTGGTGGAATATCATAAAATAAAACAAACCTTGGATTTTTTCAAGGAAAAACAAAATGAATATTTCAAAAGTCATTCTAAACCCAAATCAGTTATTAAAGTTGTAAAAGTTGATGACGATAGTTTGCCACTAGCGCCAATTAATATTGATTTAGATAAGTTTGCAAATATTTTCTTAAAAATTATAGAAAAAAATCAATTGCAAAATCCAGAAGTTAAAACCATCACTAGAAAAGATGTTTCTCCTGAATTCATGAGTTCTCAGATCATCAAAATTTTGGAATCAAACCCATCTAAAACTTGGAAGCTTGAAGAATTTTTGCTGGTGCAAGATTTGTCAATTCAAATGCTTGTTGCAAGTTTTTTAGCAATTTTGGATTTAGCCAAAAGCCAAATTCTTTCAATTAATCAAGTTGGTGAAGAAATTGAAGTTAAGTATATTCAAAAAAATTAA
- the ispG gene encoding flavodoxin-dependent (E)-4-hydroxy-3-methylbut-2-enyl-diphosphate synthase, translating to MFLRNQTLAVQVGPYQIGGNNNVILQSMTTTKTHNIKATLEQIEQLANEGCQLVRVAVLGINDAEALQELVQKSQLPIVADIHFNYKFALMAADAGVAKIRINPGNIGIKENTIAVVEKCREKKIPIRIGINSGSLPKQIVAKLGWTAQAMVESLSEHIKILEEMNFKDIIYSLKATDPLMAIEAYQLAAQRWNYPSHLGITEAGSLLNGAIKSSFGLGHLLMQGLGNTIRISLSEDPVSEIKVCKRLLNALGLFSNIVEVIACPTCGRIEYDMNPVVKEIEDFVEPLQFPFKVAILGCIVNGPGEASHADVGIAGGNKGGIIFKKGKIYKTVSQDQLVPELKKIILEAFEEFKKS from the coding sequence ATGTTTTTAAGAAATCAAACATTAGCAGTTCAGGTTGGTCCTTATCAAATTGGTGGTAATAATAATGTAATTTTACAATCAATGACAACCACTAAAACTCATAATATTAAAGCAACTTTAGAACAAATTGAGCAACTTGCAAATGAGGGTTGCCAACTTGTAAGAGTTGCTGTTTTGGGAATTAATGACGCTGAGGCTTTACAAGAACTAGTACAAAAATCACAATTACCAATTGTTGCAGATATCCACTTTAATTATAAATTTGCGCTAATGGCCGCAGATGCAGGAGTTGCAAAAATTAGAATTAATCCTGGAAATATTGGGATAAAGGAAAATACCATTGCTGTGGTGGAAAAATGTCGCGAAAAGAAAATTCCAATTCGAATTGGTATTAACTCTGGAAGTTTGCCAAAGCAAATTGTTGCTAAATTAGGTTGAACAGCCCAAGCCATGGTTGAATCATTAAGTGAACACATTAAAATATTAGAGGAAATGAATTTTAAAGATATTATATATTCACTAAAAGCAACCGACCCCTTAATGGCGATTGAAGCTTACCAACTAGCGGCTCAGCGCTGAAATTACCCCTCTCACTTAGGAATAACTGAGGCTGGAAGCCTTCTCAACGGGGCTATTAAATCTAGTTTTGGATTAGGACACTTGCTAATGCAAGGCCTAGGTAATACAATTAGAATCAGCTTAAGCGAAGATCCTGTAAGTGAGATAAAGGTTTGCAAAAGACTATTAAATGCTTTGGGTTTGTTTTCTAACATTGTTGAGGTCATTGCTTGCCCCACCTGCGGAAGAATTGAATATGATATGAATCCAGTCGTTAAGGAAATCGAGGACTTCGTTGAACCACTCCAATTTCCCTTTAAGGTTGCTATTTTAGGATGTATTGTTAATGGTCCTGGAGAAGCAAGTCATGCTGATGTTGGAATTGCTGGGGGCAATAAAGGCGGTATTATATTTAAAAAGGGTAAGATTTATAAAACTGTTAGCCAAGATCAATTGGTGCCCGAATTAAAAAAGATTATTTTGGAAGCATTTGAAGAATTTAAAAAATCTTAG
- the guaB gene encoding IMP dehydrogenase codes for MTDNLNNKIVATGITFDDVLLIPGKSDITPSEVNLQTKLTNKITLNIPFISAAMDTVTESKLAIAIAREGGIGIIHKNLTIEKQAGEVEKVKRNESGFINDPITIPKTTTIAEADRLMGYYRVSGFPVVDNQGLLIGIITNRDIAAAQSFDDCVDTVMTKQNIITAKPKISLDEAKKILIQNRIEKLPIVDDKNKLVGLITTKDVNNRNDYPNACKDLQGRLCVGAAVSTGADTLARVDALEKAGVDVIVVDSAHGHSKGVLETVAQIRKQFPNLEIIAGNIVTKEAAQDLVAAGANTVKVGIGPGSICTTRIVAGVGVPQISAINDVYSWCVKNNIPVIADGGIKYSGDIVKAIAAGANCVMLGSILAGTDETPGEALIVNGKKYKTYVGMGSIAAMQRGSSDRYFQKGAKKLVPEGIEGRVAFKGAVSDVIFQLIGGLRGGMGYTGSKNIIELRDKTKFIKITNAGLKESHPHDIEITKEAPNYNL; via the coding sequence ATGACAGATAATCTAAACAATAAAATTGTAGCAACGGGAATCACTTTTGATGATGTCTTGTTAATTCCAGGAAAGAGTGACATCACTCCTAGCGAAGTTAATTTGCAAACTAAATTGACAAATAAGATTACTTTAAATATCCCATTTATTTCAGCAGCAATGGATACAGTGACAGAGTCAAAACTGGCAATTGCAATTGCTCGTGAAGGTGGAATTGGTATAATTCACAAAAATTTAACAATTGAAAAGCAAGCTGGAGAAGTAGAAAAAGTTAAAAGAAATGAATCTGGTTTCATTAATGATCCGATCACAATTCCCAAAACTACTACAATTGCTGAAGCCGATCGGTTAATGGGTTATTATCGAGTTTCAGGATTTCCTGTAGTTGATAATCAAGGGTTATTAATCGGAATTATTACAAATCGTGATATTGCAGCAGCTCAATCGTTTGATGACTGTGTTGATACGGTAATGACCAAACAGAACATTATTACAGCAAAGCCAAAAATTTCTTTAGATGAAGCTAAAAAAATCCTTATTCAAAATCGAATTGAGAAACTCCCTATTGTTGATGACAAAAATAAATTGGTTGGTTTAATCACAACCAAAGATGTTAATAATCGCAATGATTACCCAAATGCTTGCAAAGACTTGCAAGGAAGACTTTGTGTTGGAGCAGCCGTCTCAACAGGAGCAGATACTCTAGCAAGAGTTGATGCTCTAGAAAAGGCTGGTGTTGATGTCATTGTTGTTGACTCAGCTCACGGACACAGTAAAGGGGTTTTGGAAACGGTTGCTCAAATTCGTAAACAGTTCCCAAACTTAGAAATTATCGCTGGTAACATTGTCACAAAAGAAGCGGCCCAAGACCTAGTTGCCGCAGGAGCAAACACTGTTAAGGTCGGAATTGGACCGGGAAGTATTTGTACAACTCGAATTGTAGCCGGAGTTGGAGTGCCTCAAATTAGTGCAATTAATGACGTCTATTCTTGATGTGTTAAAAATAACATCCCAGTTATTGCTGATGGGGGAATTAAATATTCAGGTGATATTGTTAAAGCAATAGCGGCTGGAGCAAACTGCGTAATGCTTGGAAGCATCCTGGCAGGAACAGATGAAACCCCAGGGGAAGCTCTAATTGTAAATGGTAAAAAATATAAGACTTATGTTGGAATGGGAAGCATTGCTGCGATGCAACGTGGAAGTAGCGATCGTTATTTTCAAAAAGGGGCTAAAAAATTAGTTCCTGAAGGAATTGAAGGTCGCGTGGCCTTTAAAGGCGCTGTTAGTGACGTTATTTTTCAATTAATTGGTGGATTACGTGGAGGAATGGGCTATACAGGTTCTAAAAACATTATTGAGCTTCGTGATAAAACCAAATTCATAAAAATAACCAATGCTGGGTTAAAAGAATCTCACCCCCATGACATTGAAATAACAAAAGAAGCCCCAAATTATAATTTATAG
- a CDS encoding Pr6Pr family membrane protein, giving the protein MKFILYLKKKFKVIYCLFWAAIPLIVILVQYFTDLIFIREIKIEKTGVQLWLLGFDSNGRALFDYEGYSINFFSFFTIQTNIFVIIWFLCAPFFESSWKRPKILRRDFTIIIASMISITFFIFWLFLFPINLPLSPIIWINSIILHFCSPVAMLLYLFIWYDPRLVRTTKKFLAADLWKIYIYPFIYLAYSLIRGEFLFLANKHPSIQYPYFFLNIHSPQPLKEIAISGVGWLFIVGSIIFIILSSTAILYNYLLNLRVINCKKSKLKAIA; this is encoded by the coding sequence ATGAAATTTATTCTCTATTTAAAAAAGAAATTCAAGGTAATTTATTGCTTATTTTGAGCGGCAATCCCTCTTATTGTAATATTAGTTCAATATTTTACTGATTTAATATTTATTAGAGAAATAAAGATTGAAAAAACTGGTGTGCAGTTATGACTTTTAGGTTTTGATTCAAACGGCCGAGCCTTGTTTGACTATGAAGGTTATTCTATAAATTTCTTTTCTTTTTTTACAATCCAAACTAATATTTTTGTGATAATTTGATTTTTATGCGCTCCTTTCTTTGAATCAAGTTGAAAAAGACCAAAAATATTAAGGAGAGATTTTACAATCATAATTGCTTCAATGATTTCAATAACTTTTTTTATTTTTTGATTATTTTTATTTCCAATAAATTTGCCTTTAAGTCCAATTATCTGGATTAACAGTATAATTCTACATTTTTGTTCCCCGGTGGCAATGCTTCTTTATTTGTTTATTTGATACGATCCTCGTCTAGTTAGAACAACTAAAAAGTTTTTAGCAGCAGATTTATGAAAAATTTACATTTATCCATTTATTTATTTAGCTTATTCTTTAATCAGAGGAGAATTCTTGTTTTTAGCCAATAAACATCCTTCAATACAATATCCATACTTTTTCTTGAATATTCATAGCCCTCAACCACTAAAAGAAATTGCAATTTCTGGGGTTGGCTGACTTTTCATAGTAGGTTCTATTATTTTTATAATTTTGAGTTCTACAGCGATTTTGTATAATTATTTACTAAACTTAAGAGTTATTAATTGCAAAAAAAGCAAATTAAAAGCGATTGCTTAA
- the scpB gene encoding SMC-Scp complex subunit ScpB, producing MTNEKIMGIIESILFVNGDEGISEDYIHLILENQSAAKIAQALQGLREKYRNDLSCGLDIQKFAGNRYRMVTKKDNHDYLSKMTNIKTESKLSSASIETLSIIAYKGPISRPEIEQIRGVGCDAIMYKLKIRNLIKEMGKSELPGRPMLYGITNDFLKLFNLNSLEELPELPGANLEDDADIFSREQ from the coding sequence ATGACTAATGAAAAAATAATGGGAATTATTGAAAGTATTTTATTTGTTAATGGTGATGAAGGAATTAGTGAAGACTATATTCATCTTATTTTAGAAAATCAAAGTGCAGCCAAGATTGCACAAGCATTACAAGGACTTCGAGAAAAATACCGCAATGATTTGTCATGTGGATTGGATATTCAAAAATTCGCAGGGAATCGCTACCGAATGGTAACTAAAAAAGATAATCACGATTATTTATCAAAAATGACCAATATCAAAACAGAATCTAAGCTATCAAGCGCTTCAATTGAAACTCTATCAATTATTGCTTATAAAGGTCCGATTTCTCGACCGGAAATAGAACAAATTCGTGGGGTTGGATGTGATGCAATCATGTACAAGCTTAAAATCAGAAATTTAATTAAAGAAATGGGTAAATCAGAATTACCGGGGCGCCCGATGCTTTATGGAATAACAAATGACTTTTTGAAGCTTTTTAATTTGAATAGTTTAGAGGAACTGCCAGAATTACCGGGAGCAAATTTAGAAGATGATGCTGATATTTTCAGCAGGGAGCAATAA
- a CDS encoding FAD-dependent oxidoreductase → MKTIIIGTNHTGTTAARTLRRTNKDMKIVTYDKNDNISFLGCGIALWVKGDVKDESGLFYASPEILKSENIDVFMKHEMIGLDEKRKVVKIKNLTTGDIFEDSYDKLIIANGSWPIIPPIEGIRLDGINVVKIFQHGQKIKEANDNKAIKKIAVVGAGYIGIELVDAFVANNKEVTLIDVADRIMPRYYDQEFTDMVEAKMKKIGVNLKLGEGVKKFEGKDGKVTHVVTDKGTYEVDMVIWAVGFKPETEMFKGKIDLAKNGAIITNEFMQTSNKDIYAVGDSVEVFNTASGKKSYLALATTAVRTGIIAALNITNNNKLPSQGFAGANGISVFGWNLAGVGMSETACKTDGIDYDCIMFSDNDRPEFMETYNKVWIKIIWEKQSRRIIGAQIASEVNHTEVMYMFSLAIQKGLTIDELPLVDIFFLPHFNKPYNFITLAGLEVLGLNYFKK, encoded by the coding sequence ATGAAAACTATTATTATTGGTACTAATCACACCGGAACTACCGCTGCAAGAACTTTGCGACGCACAAACAAAGATATGAAAATCGTTACTTATGACAAAAATGACAACATTTCATTTTTAGGTTGTGGAATTGCTTTGTGAGTAAAAGGTGACGTGAAGGATGAAAGCGGCTTATTTTATGCATCACCAGAAATTTTGAAAAGCGAAAATATCGATGTTTTTATGAAACATGAAATGATCGGCTTAGATGAAAAAAGAAAGGTTGTCAAAATTAAAAATTTGACTACCGGAGATATTTTTGAAGATTCTTATGATAAATTAATTATTGCTAACGGAAGCTGACCAATCATTCCCCCAATTGAAGGAATCAGATTAGATGGAATTAATGTTGTTAAAATATTCCAACACGGACAAAAAATTAAGGAAGCTAACGATAATAAAGCTATTAAAAAAATTGCTGTTGTTGGCGCTGGTTACATTGGAATCGAATTAGTAGATGCTTTTGTCGCAAACAATAAAGAGGTTACACTAATTGACGTAGCTGATAGAATTATGCCCCGATATTATGACCAAGAATTTACAGATATGGTTGAAGCCAAAATGAAAAAAATTGGAGTTAATTTAAAACTTGGCGAAGGGGTTAAAAAATTCGAAGGTAAGGACGGGAAAGTGACTCACGTAGTTACTGATAAAGGAACTTATGAAGTAGATATGGTAATTTGAGCAGTTGGTTTCAAACCCGAAACAGAAATGTTTAAAGGAAAAATTGACTTAGCAAAAAATGGCGCAATTATAACAAACGAATTTATGCAAACTTCAAATAAAGATATTTATGCAGTTGGTGATTCCGTTGAAGTTTTCAATACAGCTTCTGGTAAAAAATCTTACCTTGCCTTAGCAACAACCGCTGTTAGAACAGGAATTATTGCTGCATTGAATATTACAAATAATAATAAACTACCTTCACAAGGATTTGCAGGAGCTAATGGTATTTCAGTCTTTGGTTGGAATCTAGCAGGAGTGGGAATGAGCGAAACCGCCTGTAAAACAGATGGCATTGATTATGACTGCATCATGTTCTCCGACAATGACAGACCAGAATTTATGGAAACCTATAATAAAGTTTGAATAAAAATAATTTGAGAAAAACAAAGTCGCAGAATAATTGGTGCCCAGATTGCCTCAGAAGTTAATCATACTGAAGTTATGTATATGTTCTCACTTGCAATTCAAAAAGGGTTGACAATCGATGAGCTACCTCTAGTTGATATATTCTTCTTACCACACTTTAATAAACCATACAACTTTATCACTTTAGCTGGACTTGAAGTTTTAGGATTAAATTACTTTAAAAAATAG
- a CDS encoding YebC/PmpR family DNA-binding transcriptional regulator, with protein MGRAHEVRKADMAKTAAMKSAIYGRAAKEIYMAAKQGGTDPNANLALRSAIDKAKSKQVPTDTIERAIKKAAGVSNESFLSNRYEGYGPGNVAIIVDSLTSNVNRAIAEIKDVFKKNDGKIGVSGSVSHMFQATSVFAFDSFTTEEILEKLMELDIPVNDVFSQEEMTFVYAPFAAFNQVRQALDNIGVKEYKIAETTMLPNDEVQITDVDKKASFNRLIDRLNELEDVQEVYHNFTE; from the coding sequence ATGGGTCGAGCACACGAAGTTCGCAAAGCTGATATGGCAAAAACAGCCGCAATGAAGTCTGCGATTTATGGGAGAGCAGCAAAAGAAATTTATATGGCAGCCAAACAAGGGGGAACAGATCCTAACGCAAATTTAGCACTGAGAAGCGCAATAGATAAAGCTAAGTCAAAACAGGTTCCAACCGATACCATTGAAAGAGCAATTAAAAAAGCGGCTGGAGTTAGCAATGAGTCATTTTTGTCTAATCGCTATGAAGGATATGGTCCAGGAAATGTTGCTATAATTGTTGATTCGTTAACTTCTAATGTTAATCGAGCAATTGCAGAGATTAAGGATGTTTTTAAGAAAAATGATGGCAAAATTGGGGTTTCTGGCTCAGTATCTCACATGTTTCAAGCAACAAGTGTTTTCGCTTTTGATTCGTTTACTACAGAAGAAATTTTGGAAAAACTAATGGAACTTGATATTCCAGTAAATGACGTCTTTTCACAAGAAGAAATGACCTTTGTTTATGCTCCTTTTGCTGCTTTTAATCAGGTGCGCCAAGCATTAGACAACATAGGAGTTAAAGAATACAAAATCGCTGAAACAACAATGCTTCCAAATGATGAAGTTCAAATAACAGATGTTGACAAAAAAGCAAGTTTTAATCGATTAATTGATCGTCTGAATGAATTAGAAGATGTCCAAGAGGTCTATCACAATTTCACTGAGTAA
- a CDS encoding deoxynucleoside kinase, translated as MRIALFGTVGAGKSTVSEYISKKIGHEIFPEPIDNNPYFEAYYEDIKNNVFKMQIFMLAARSKQLKQAQQLKKIIFDRTILEDPIFMQVNHDLGNVNDVDFKTYNDFYENVVLQTLSIPDERVKFDIIIYLKVSTDKAIERIKTRGRDSEGLMDRDYWDALNRRYNDFYQLHKDTFPFFVVDAETDDIEAKMEIIMNEIYKKDPSLKP; from the coding sequence ATGCGAATAGCACTATTTGGAACTGTTGGAGCTGGTAAATCAACAGTGTCAGAATATATTAGTAAAAAGATTGGTCACGAAATTTTCCCAGAACCAATAGATAATAACCCTTATTTTGAGGCTTATTATGAGGATATTAAAAATAATGTCTTTAAAATGCAAATTTTTATGTTGGCAGCAAGAAGTAAGCAACTTAAACAAGCTCAACAATTGAAGAAAATAATTTTTGACCGTACAATTTTAGAAGATCCAATTTTTATGCAAGTAAACCACGATTTAGGAAACGTAAATGATGTTGATTTTAAGACATACAACGATTTTTATGAAAATGTAGTTTTGCAAACATTATCAATTCCAGATGAACGAGTTAAATTTGATATTATTATTTATTTGAAAGTTTCAACAGATAAGGCGATTGAAAGAATTAAAACCCGCGGAAGAGATAGCGAAGGGTTAATGGATCGTGACTATTGAGATGCATTAAATAGACGATACAACGATTTTTATCAACTTCATAAGGATACTTTCCCGTTTTTCGTCGTTGATGCTGAAACAGATGACATTGAAGCAAAAATGGAAATCATTATGAATGAAATTTATAAAAAAGATCCAAGCCTTAAACCATAA